From Aquila chrysaetos chrysaetos chromosome 3, bAquChr1.4, whole genome shotgun sequence, the proteins below share one genomic window:
- the STK35 gene encoding LOW QUALITY PROTEIN: serine/threonine-protein kinase 35 (The sequence of the model RefSeq protein was modified relative to this genomic sequence to represent the inferred CDS: deleted 1 base in 1 codon), translating to MEPADGGRRGTQRAARRRRAAARRGPMAAAEAAAAAGPGPGGGGGGGGGGGRGRGPPRYSLLAEIGRGAYGVVYEAVSGRSGARLAVKRIRCDAPENVELALAEFWALTSLRRQHPNVVRFEECVLQRHGLGQRMSHGNKRSQLYLRLVETSLKGERILGYAEEPCYLWFVMEFCEGGDLNQYVLSRRPDPATNKSFMLQLTSAIAFLHKNHIVHRDLKPDNILITEKSGTPVLKVADFGLSKVCAGLTARGKEGGHENKNVNVNKYWLSSACGSDFYMAPEVWEGHYTAKADIFALGIIIWAMIERITFIDAETKKELLGTYIKQGTEIVPVGEALLENPKMELHIPQKRRTSMSEGIKQLLKDMLAANPQDRPDAFELETRMDQVTCAA from the exons ATGGAGCCGGCGGACGGCGGCCGCCGTGGGACACAAagggcagcgcggcggcggcgggcggcagcgcggcggggccctatggcggcggcggaggcggcggcggcggcggggcccggcccgggtggtggtggtggtggtggtggtggtggtggtcgC GGTCGCGGTCCTCCACGGTACAGCCTGTTGGCCGAAATCGGCCGCGGGGCCTACGGCGTGGTGTACGAAGCGGTGTCGGGCCGTAGCGGCGCCCGGTTGGCGGTGAAACGGATCCGTTGCGACGCCCCCGAGAACGTGGAGCTGGCGCTGGCGGAATTCTGGGCCCTGACGAGCCTCCGGCGGCAGCACCCCAACGTGGTGCGCTTCGAGGAGTGCGTCCTGCAGCGGCACGGCCTGGGGCAGCGCATGAGCCACGGCAACAAGCGCAGCCAGCTCTACCTGCGCCTCGTCGAGACCTCCCTCAAAG GTGAGAGGATCCTGGGCTATGCAGAAGAGCCTTGCTACCTGTGGTTCGTCATGGAGTTCTGCGAAGGGGGAGACCTCAACCAGTACGTGCTCTCACGAAGACCAGACCCGGCGACAAACAAGAGCTTCATGCTGCAGCTGACCAGCGCCATTGCCTTCCTACACAAGAACCATATTGTCCACCGGGACCTGAAACCAGACAACATCCTGATAACTGAGAAGTCTGGCACCCCTGTTCTCAAGGTGGCTGACTTCGGGCTGAGTAAGGTCTGCGCTGGCCTGACTGCTCGGGGCAAGGAGGGTGGGCATGAGAACAAAAATGTGAATGTGAACAAGTACTGGCTGTCTTCAGCTTGCGGCTCCGATTTCTACATGGCGCCCGAGGTTTGGGAGGGACACTACACCGCCAAGGCTGACATCTTTGCCCTCGGCATCATCATCTGGGCCATGATTGAGAGGATAACTTTCATCGACGCGGAGACCAagaaggagctgctggggacCTACATCAAGCAGGGGACCGAGATTGTGCCCGTTGGGGAAGCGCTGCTAGAAAACCCAAAGATGGAGCTGCACATCCCTCAGAAACGCAGGACTTCCATGTCTGAGGGGATCAAGCAGCTCTTGAAAGACATGTTGGCTGCTAACCCACAGGATCGACCTGATGCCTTTGAGCTTGAAACCAGAATGGACCAGGTTACATGTGCTGCTTAA